A genomic region of Prionailurus viverrinus isolate Anna chromosome D4, UM_Priviv_1.0, whole genome shotgun sequence contains the following coding sequences:
- the TOPORS gene encoding E3 ubiquitin-protein ligase Topors, producing the protein MGSQQPPGSPLSREEGEAPPPAPVPEGRRRSRRVRLRGSCRHRPSFLGRRELGTSAPAGPAPASSEIMASAAKEFKMDNFSPKAGTSKLQQTVPADASPDSKCPICLDRFDNVSYLDRCLHKFCFRCVQEWSKNKAECPLCKQPFDSIFHSVRAEDDFKEYVLRPSYNGSFATPDAPRFRYRTTMTNRSTSVYSPSSTVNRRTTTPPDSGVLFEGLGISARPRNGEIPQLMRQIAIRRPTTADERSLRKIQEQDIINFRRTLYRAGARVRNIEDGGRCRDISAEFFRRNPACLHRLVPWLKRELTVLFGAHGSLVNIVQHIIMSNVTRYDLESREFVSDLRPFLLNRTEHFIHEFISFARSPFNMAAFDQHANYDCPAPSYEEGSHSDSSVITISPDEAETQELDINVTTVSQAPWDDETPGPSYSSSEQVHAAMSSLLNTSDSSDEELVAGRTTSQIQGVQSNEDLNNDSDSSADNCVIVGFVKPLAERTPELVELSSDSEELGSYEKMETVKTQEQSYSSGDSDVSRCSSPRSVLGKDEQISKGHCGSGKRIKSKKEEKHSTSLSSPRDLSSSIRGDRVYSPYNRRHRRRARSRSSDSRSQSRSGHDQKNRRKHHGKKRMKSKRSRSRESSRPRGRRDKKRSRTRDSSWSRRSQTLSLSSESTSRSRSRSSDHGKRRSRSRNRDRYYLRNNYGSRYKWEYTYYSRNKDRDGYESSYRRRTLSRAHYSRQSSSPEFRIQSFSERTNARKKNNHSERKYYYYERHRSRSLSSNRSKTASTGPDWVRNEKPGGKRKYKTRHLEGTNEVAQPSREFASKVKESHYQKSSSKLDGNHKNESDSFSDSRSSDRETKHKRKKRRTRSLSVEIVYEGKATDTTRHHKKKKKKHKKKHKKHHGDNASRSPVVITIDSDSDKDSEVKEDTECDNSGPQDSLQNEFLPPPFEPFEAKDVVTIEDEFGILDTECNTTTLNNNLNNANKTVDNIPSQAASVEQTLDVREESTFASDLENQPSNVSIQTEPSRQLPSPRTSLMSVSLGRDRDMS; encoded by the exons GGGTCGCAGCAGCCGCCGGGGTCTCCGCTGTCTCGCGAGGAGGGTGAAGCGCCCCCGCCTGCTCCCGTTCCTGAGGGCCGGCGGAGAAGTCGTCGAGTACGCCTTCGCGGATCCTGCCGTCATCGACCTAGCTTTTTGGGCCGCCGGGAGCTTGGCACGAGCGCCCCAGCCGGGCCTGCGCCGGCGTCCTCCGAG atAATGGCATCAGCTGCTAAGGAATTTAAAATGGACAACTTTTCACCTAAAGCTGGTACTAGCAAATTGCAACAGACAGTACCAGCTGATGCATCTCCTGATTCTAAGTGTCCTATATGCTTGGATAGATTTGATAATGTGTCTTACTTAGATCGCTGTTTACATAAGTTCTGTTTTCGCTGTGTACAGGAGTGGTCAAAAAACAAAGCTGAATGTCCACTGTGTAAACAGCCCTTTGATTCTATTTTCCATTCTGTGAGGGCAGAAGATGACTTCAAGGAGTATGTCCTGAGGCCTTCGTATAATGGTTCTTTTGCCACCCCTGATGCTCCACGATTTCGCTATCGTACAACTATGACAAATCGAAGTACTTCTGTGTATTCACCTAGTAGTACCGTGAATAGAAGAACAACAACTCCACCAGATAGTGGAGTACTATTTGAAGGGTTAGGCATTTCAGCAAGACCTAGAAATGGTGAAATTCCTCAACTTATGAGGCAGATTGCAATAAGGAGGCCAACTACTGCAGATGAAAGATCTTTGCGAAAAATTCAAGAACAAGATATTATTAATTTCAGACGAACTCTCTATCGTGCTGGTGCTCGTGTTAGAAATATTGAAGATGGTGGTCGCTGCAGGGATATTTCAGCTGAATTTTTCCGTAGAAATCCGGCTTGCCTTCACAGATTAGTCCCCTGGTTAAAACGTGAACTTACAGTTCTTTTTGGAGCTCATGGATCTTTAGTGAATATTGTCCAGCACATCATCATGAGTAATGTTACTCGCTATGATTTGGAGAGTCGGGAGTTTGTATCTGACTTAAGACCGTTTTTACTTAATCGGACTGAGCATTTTATACATGAATTTATCAGTTTTGCTCGATCTCCCTTTAACATGGCAGCTTTTGACCAGCATGCTAATTATGATTGTCCTGCTCCTTCATATGAAGAAGGTAGCCATTCTGATTCTTCAGTTATAACAATATCTCCAGATGAAGctgaaacccaagagttggaTATCAATGTAACCACTGTTAGTCAAGCACCATGGGATGATGAAACTCCAGGGCCATCTTACTCAAGCTCAGAGCAGGTACATGCTGCCATGTCTTCCCTTTTAAATACTTCTGATAGTTCAGATGAAGAACTTGTAGCAGGAAGAACTACATCTCAGATACAAGGAGTACAAAGTAATGAAGACCTAAATAATGACAGTGATTCTTCTGCAGATAATTGTGTCATTGTTGGGTTTGTTAAACCACTAGCTGAGAGGACCCCAGAACTTGTTGAACTGTCCTCTGATTCTGAGGAGTTAGGCTCTTATGAGAAAATGGAGACCGTGAAGACACAAGAACAATCTTACAGTTCTGGTGATAGTGATGTTAGTAGATGTTCATCTCCACGCTCTGTCCTTGGAAAGGATGAGCAAATAAGTAAAGGTCATTGTGGTTCTGGTAAAAGAATCAAgtcaaagaaggaagagaaacactCAACATCATTGTCATCTCCTAGAGACCTGAGCTCATCTATCAGAGGAGACAGAGTATATTCCCCATATAACCGTAGACACAGGAGGAGGGCAAGGTCAAGAAGTTCAGATTCACGTTCCCAGAGTAGAAGTGGGCATGATCAGAAGAATCGTAGAAAGCATCATGggaagaaaaggatgaaaagCAAAAGATCCAGAAGCAGGGAGAGTAGCAGACCTAGAGGtagaagagacaaaaagagatCAAGAACTAGAGATAGCAGCTGGTCAAGAAGAAGCCAGACTCTCTCTCTAAGTAGTGAAAGCACAAGTAGATCAAGATCTCGTAGCAGTGATCATGGTAAAAGAAGATCACGGAGCAGAAATAGAGATCGTTATTACTTAAGAAATAATTATGGAAGCAGATATAAGTGGGAGTACACTTACTATAGTAGAAACAAGGACAGGGATGGCTACGAATCATCATACAGGAGGAGGACTCTGTCCAGAGCTCATTATTCCAGACAATCTTCAAGTCCAGAATTTAGAATTCAGTCCTTTTCTGAAAGAAcaaatgcaaggaaaaaaaataatcacagtgAAAGGAAGTATTACTACTATGAAAGGCACAGATCAAGGAGCCTATCTAGTAATAGATCAAAGACTGCATCTACAGGGCCTGATTGGGTAAGAAATGAAAAGCCTGGGGGGAAACGAAAATACAAAACGCGCCATTTGGAGGGTACTAACGAAGTGGCCCAACCTTCTCGTGAATTTGCTTCTAAAGTAAAGGAAAGCCATTACCAAAAATCCTCGTCAAAATTAGATGGAAACCACAAAAATGAGAGTGATAGCTTTTCAGACAGCCGGTCAtcagacagagagacaaaacacaagaggaaaaaaaggaggaccCGGAGCTTGAGTGTGGAGATAGTTTATGAAGGGAAAGCTACTGATACGACTAGacaccataaaaagaaaaagaagaagcacAAGAAGAAGCATAAGAAGCATCATGGGGACAATGCTTCACGCTCACCAGTTGTAATTACCATTGACAGTGATAGTGATAAGGATTCTGAAGTAAAGGAGGATACAGAATGTGATAATAGTGGTCCTCAAGACTCTTTACAAAATGAGTTTTTGCCTCCTCCCTTCGAACCATTTGAAGCTAAAGATGTAGTTACAATAGAAGATGAATTTGGCATCCTAGACACGGAGTGTAATACTACCACACTTAATAACAACTTGAATAATGCCAACAAAACTGTGGATAATATTCCATCCCAGGCAGCTTCAGTTGAACAAACTCTTGATGTAAGAGAAGAGAGTACCTTTGCCTCTGATTTGGAGAACCAGCCCAGTAATGTCTCTATTcaaactgagccatcaaggcaaTTGCCATCTCCACGGACATCATTAATGTCAGTGTCTCTTGGGAGAGACCGTGATATGTCTTAA